One genomic segment of Mastomys coucha isolate ucsf_1 unplaced genomic scaffold, UCSF_Mcou_1 pScaffold22, whole genome shotgun sequence includes these proteins:
- the Glmn gene encoding glomulin isoform X2 — protein sequence MAVEELQCIIKRCQILEEHDFKEEDFGLFQLAGQRCIEDGHINQLLEIIQDEKNKTIIKSMGWNLVGPVVRCLLRGREEDKREECFLIFDLLVKLCNPKELLLGLLELIEEPSGKQISQIILLLLQPLQTVIQKLPNNEAYSVGLALSTLWNQLSLLPVPHSEEQIWADDYGLCQCCKALIEFTKPFVEKVISDKENKENAKLKDELLKFCFKSLKCPLLTAQFLEQLEGVGNDPFRCFASEIIGFLSKIGHPVPQIILNHGRKKRPWDYLEFEEEEDRQLADSAASLSYLVFVQGIGIDQLPMVLSPSYLLQLNMEHIEVFLQRTEQSIYSKGLELLETSLLRLEDNSLCYQYLEIKSFLAVPQGLVKVMTLCPIETLRKKGLAMLQLYIDKLDSQGKYTLFRCLLNTSNHSGVEAFVIQNIKNQIDLSFKKTYNKWFSGAQLISLLDLVLSLPEGAETDLLQNSDRIMASLNLLRYLVIKDNEDDNQTGLWTELGKIENNFLKPLHIGLNMSKAHYEAEIKNSQQNNQVASMCKGVCSVTVAGEEIPTMPPEMQLKVLHSALFTFDLIESVLARVEELIEIKSKSTSEENVGLK from the exons ATGGCTGTGGAGGAACTTCAGTGCATAATAAAAAGATGT CAAATCCTAGAAGAGCATGATTTTAAAGAAGAAGATTTTGGCCTCTTTCAGCTAGCAGGCCAAAGATGCATTGAAGATGGGCATATAAACCAGCTGCTAGAGATTATTCAAGATGAAAAGAACAAG ACCATCATTAAGTCTATGGGGTGGAACCTTGTTGGTCCTGTTGTTCGATGCCTCCtgaggggcagggaagaggaTAAAAGAGAAGAGTGTTTTCTGATATTTGATTTGCTGGTGAAG ttgTGTAATCCAAAGGAATTGTTGTTGGGTTTGCTTGAACTCATTGAAGAGCCCTCCGGAAAACAGATTTCTCAAATTATTCTTCTTTTACTGCAACCGTTACAAACAG TTATTCAGAAACTTCCTAACAACGAGGCATACTCTGTGGGATTAGCATTGTCCACACTTTGGAATCAgctgtctcttcttcctgttccacACTCAGAAGAACAAATATGGGCAGATGACTATGGTCTTTGTCAGTGTTGCAAGGCCTTGATAGAATTCACGAAACCTTTTGTGGAAAAAGTAATTAgtgataaagaaaacaaagaaaatgcaaagctaAAAGATGAATTACTGAAATT TTGTTTCAAAAGCTTGAAGTGCCCTCTGCTGACAGCACAATTCTTGGAACAGTTGGAAGGAGTTGGAAATGACCCTTTTCGGTGTTTTGCATCTGAAATAATA GGATTTTTATCAAAAATTGGACACCCTGTCCCCCAAATTATTCTTAatcatggaaggaaaaaaaggccTTGGGACTACCTTgaatttgaagaagaagaagacagacaaCTGGCAGACTCTGCGGCTTCTCTGTCATACCTCGTATTTGTTCAGGGCATCGGGATCGATCAGCTCCCCATGGTCTTAAG CCCATCATACCTTTTACAGTTGAACATGGAGCATATTGAAGTATTTCTGCAAAG aaCAGAACAGTCTATTTACTCCAAAGGATTG GAACTTCTGGAGACTAGCTTATTGAGATTAGAAGACAACAGCCTATGCTATCAGTACTTAGAAATCAAGAGTTTTCTTGCTGTGCCTCAG gGCTTAGTAAAAGTTATGACACTTTGCCCCATTGAGACATTG AGGAAAAAAGGTTTAGCTATGCTTCAGCTATATATTGACAAGTTGGATTCACAAGGCAAATATACATTATTTAG GTGCTTACTAAATACAAGTAATCACTCAGGTGTGGAAGCCTTTGtaattcaaaatatcaaaaatcaGATTGATTTATCATTCAAG AAAACATATAACAAATGGTTTTCAGGAGCACAGCTGATCTCTCTGTTAGACCTGGTCCTGTCTCTCCCTGAGGGCGCTGAGACAGATTTACTGCAGAATTCAGACAG GATTATGGCTTCATTAAATTTATTGAGGTATTTGGTTATCAAAGATAATGAAGATGACAATCAA ACTGGATTATGGACAGAACttggaaaaattgaaaataactttttaaagccACTTCATATAGGACTTAATATGTCAAAAGCACATTATGAAGCAGAGATTAAAAACAGCCAACAAAATAACCAAG TAGCCTCGATGTGTAAAGGTGTTTGTTCCGTGACTGTAGCTGGGGAAGAAATACCTACTATGCCTCCTGAAATGCAGCTTAAG GTCTTACATTCTGCTCTCTTCACATTTGACTTGATTGAAAGTGTTCTGGCTCGAGTAGAAGAACTCATTGAAATCAAATCAAAGTCTACCTCTGAAGAAAATGTTGGGCTAAAGTAA
- the Glmn gene encoding glomulin isoform X1, giving the protein MAVEELQCIIKRCQILEEHDFKEEDFGLFQLAGQRCIEDGHINQLLEIIQDEKNKTIIKSMGWNLVGPVVRCLLRGREEDKREECFLIFDLLVKLCNPKELLLGLLELIEEPSGKQISQIILLLLQPLQTVIQKLPNNEAYSVGLALSTLWNQLSLLPVPHSEEQIWADDYGLCQCCKALIEFTKPFVEKVISDKENKENAKLKDELLKFCFKSLKCPLLTAQFLEQLEGVGNDPFRCFASEIIGFLSKIGHPVPQIILNHGRKKRPWDYLEFEEEEDRQLADSAASLSYLVFVQGIGIDQLPMVLSPSYLLQLNMEHIEVFLQRTEQSIYSKGLELLETSLLRLEDNSLCYQYLEIKSFLAVPQGLVKVMTLCPIETLRKKGLAMLQLYIDKLDSQGKYTLFRCLLNTSNHSGVEAFVIQNIKNQIDLSFKKTYNKWFSGAQLISLLDLVLSLPEGAETDLLQNSDRIMASLNLLRYLVIKDNEDDNQTGLWTELGKIENNFLKPLHIGLNMSKAHYEAEIKNSQQNNQVASMCKGVCSVTVAGEEIPTMPPEMQLKVLHSALFTFDLIESVLARVEELIEIKSKSTSEENVGLKLFKRPCVYQGSTVSCSYIPKH; this is encoded by the exons ATGGCTGTGGAGGAACTTCAGTGCATAATAAAAAGATGT CAAATCCTAGAAGAGCATGATTTTAAAGAAGAAGATTTTGGCCTCTTTCAGCTAGCAGGCCAAAGATGCATTGAAGATGGGCATATAAACCAGCTGCTAGAGATTATTCAAGATGAAAAGAACAAG ACCATCATTAAGTCTATGGGGTGGAACCTTGTTGGTCCTGTTGTTCGATGCCTCCtgaggggcagggaagaggaTAAAAGAGAAGAGTGTTTTCTGATATTTGATTTGCTGGTGAAG ttgTGTAATCCAAAGGAATTGTTGTTGGGTTTGCTTGAACTCATTGAAGAGCCCTCCGGAAAACAGATTTCTCAAATTATTCTTCTTTTACTGCAACCGTTACAAACAG TTATTCAGAAACTTCCTAACAACGAGGCATACTCTGTGGGATTAGCATTGTCCACACTTTGGAATCAgctgtctcttcttcctgttccacACTCAGAAGAACAAATATGGGCAGATGACTATGGTCTTTGTCAGTGTTGCAAGGCCTTGATAGAATTCACGAAACCTTTTGTGGAAAAAGTAATTAgtgataaagaaaacaaagaaaatgcaaagctaAAAGATGAATTACTGAAATT TTGTTTCAAAAGCTTGAAGTGCCCTCTGCTGACAGCACAATTCTTGGAACAGTTGGAAGGAGTTGGAAATGACCCTTTTCGGTGTTTTGCATCTGAAATAATA GGATTTTTATCAAAAATTGGACACCCTGTCCCCCAAATTATTCTTAatcatggaaggaaaaaaaggccTTGGGACTACCTTgaatttgaagaagaagaagacagacaaCTGGCAGACTCTGCGGCTTCTCTGTCATACCTCGTATTTGTTCAGGGCATCGGGATCGATCAGCTCCCCATGGTCTTAAG CCCATCATACCTTTTACAGTTGAACATGGAGCATATTGAAGTATTTCTGCAAAG aaCAGAACAGTCTATTTACTCCAAAGGATTG GAACTTCTGGAGACTAGCTTATTGAGATTAGAAGACAACAGCCTATGCTATCAGTACTTAGAAATCAAGAGTTTTCTTGCTGTGCCTCAG gGCTTAGTAAAAGTTATGACACTTTGCCCCATTGAGACATTG AGGAAAAAAGGTTTAGCTATGCTTCAGCTATATATTGACAAGTTGGATTCACAAGGCAAATATACATTATTTAG GTGCTTACTAAATACAAGTAATCACTCAGGTGTGGAAGCCTTTGtaattcaaaatatcaaaaatcaGATTGATTTATCATTCAAG AAAACATATAACAAATGGTTTTCAGGAGCACAGCTGATCTCTCTGTTAGACCTGGTCCTGTCTCTCCCTGAGGGCGCTGAGACAGATTTACTGCAGAATTCAGACAG GATTATGGCTTCATTAAATTTATTGAGGTATTTGGTTATCAAAGATAATGAAGATGACAATCAA ACTGGATTATGGACAGAACttggaaaaattgaaaataactttttaaagccACTTCATATAGGACTTAATATGTCAAAAGCACATTATGAAGCAGAGATTAAAAACAGCCAACAAAATAACCAAG TAGCCTCGATGTGTAAAGGTGTTTGTTCCGTGACTGTAGCTGGGGAAGAAATACCTACTATGCCTCCTGAAATGCAGCTTAAG GTCTTACATTCTGCTCTCTTCACATTTGACTTGATTGAAAGTGTTCTGGCTCGAGTAGAAGAACTCATTGAAATCAAATCAAAGTCTACCTCTGAAGAAAATGTTGGGCTAAA ACTGTTTAAAAGGCCCTGTGTATACCAGGGTAGCACTGTGTCATGCAGCTACATTCCTAAACATTAA